From Haloplanus sp. XH21:
TCTCCCCTGGCTGGACGGTCGATGCAGGTGGCGTGTCCGGATGCCACCGGTTGACGATTGGATCTGGTTGCTCTTCTGGCGGTGCATCTGTGTCTACTTCGAATACGGTTTCTGGCATACTCCAGTCAAACAATTATGATAATCCATTATATATTTGTCGACCGACATCATAATCGATTGACGGGGCGTCCCGCAACTTTACTACCGATGCTTCCGTCCATTCGTACTATGCCCGCCGAACGTTCCGATGTCGAAGACAGCGTCGAACTGTATGTGAACGCCTGGAAATTATTTCGAGACCAACCATTCGGTGCCAGTGCACTCGCGAAACGGTTAATCGAACGTGACGAGTACGAACTGGTGGCTGAGGAGGGAGAACCAGAAGCCTCACTCAACGAGCTCGTGGATTACGGGCTATTGGAAGAGATCGAGTCCGAATATCAGATCGCCGTTGAACCGAATGCCGCCGCCGCCGAGTTGCGGAGTACCGAATCGTTGCGAACCGCGGCAGTCAATCAACTGATTCAAGCAGCACTCGTCCGAACCGACGAGGATTCGAACTCGGATGAGCAACTCTCATTCGAGGGCGGAACGTACACAGTCGTCAAAATCTCCCCCGGAACAACGGTTTCCGATGGGATTGAGCACGTTTCCGAGGCCGCGACCGACAATGGGGGTCAAGGTGTGGCCATCACGACAGCCGGCACGAACGCGGATCAAGCACAGCAGATTGCCGACAGGCTCATCAAACAAAAGTGGGAGAAGACCGGCACCGACGTAGTCGGAGGAGAATCGTCGGAATCAGAACTCATCTTTCGCCTGTTTCTTGAGAAATCTAGTAGTGGGTGAAAATCAGTAGACACCCGGTTGTACGCAATTTTGTGATCGAGTGAATGAACAGTGTCAAACGCGATTACCGTGCTATCAACCCGGATGATAAATATTACTGAACTGCTGGCCACGACCGTCCGCACTCGATATAGCATTCGAACGGGGGATTCATCTCAGAAAATTATAAATATCGGATAGTCATGGTTAGATATGTGATGGCACACCAGACAACAACAGCAGACAGCAATCGAACCGGCTGGAGGTGTACAAATGCCACTGTATGAGGTTCTGGGGATGGGGCTCCTGTTCGTCGGAGGGGTCCTCTTCGTCAACGGATTGTGGCTACTCGGGTACGGAGACAACCGTGACGTCGCGATATTTAATTTCCTCACAGGACTCATAACGTTCTTAATCGTCCTCTGGTGGGCTTTCGGAGGCGATGCATCTGACGGGACACCGTTTAACGCAGCGGGAACGATGTTGTTCTCATTTACGTACCTCTGGATCGGAGCAAACGCAATCCGCGGTGTCGAGGATCAGCGCTCCTTCGGCTGGTACTGCTTTTTCGTCGCTCTAACAGCCGCCCCAACTGGATATCTCGTCTTGCTCACCGGCGATATCGGACTCACCGCACTATGGTGGGTGTGGGCCGTCCTCTGGGCCGCCTTTTTCGTCCTCCTCGGACTCCAGCGTGATGACCTCACCGTTCCAGTCGGCTGGTTCACCGCAGCAACAGGTGTCGCCACTGCTGTTGGCGGCTATCTGATGGCAGCGGGGTTCTGGCCTTGGGCATGAAATAAATCATACACTTCAAAATTGTTAAGTAGATATAATTTCCACTTGATAGTGGGTGACTGTCACCCACGATACCAATGCCCGAAGTAAAATTCGAAGTCGATGTGGATAGTCCCCCCGATGAACAGCCGGATGCCAACCCCTTCAACCGCTGGCATCCCGACATCCCCGCTGTCGTCGAAGTCGACG
This genomic window contains:
- a CDS encoding AmiS/UreI family transporter, coding for MPLYEVLGMGLLFVGGVLFVNGLWLLGYGDNRDVAIFNFLTGLITFLIVLWWAFGGDASDGTPFNAAGTMLFSFTYLWIGANAIRGVEDQRSFGWYCFFVALTAAPTGYLVLLTGDIGLTALWWVWAVLWAAFFVLLGLQRDDLTVPVGWFTAATGVATAVGGYLMAAGFWPWA